The following coding sequences lie in one Cucurbita pepo subsp. pepo cultivar mu-cu-16 chromosome LG13, ASM280686v2, whole genome shotgun sequence genomic window:
- the LOC111808500 gene encoding U-box domain-containing protein 35-like isoform X1, producing MEGMEEEADLISLPSPSPVVAVAISGKKNSRYIIRWSLEKFLPEGIINFKLIHVTPRITSVPTPNSIFKLYTNVDAVGNSIPVSQVRDDVAAAYRKEIGWQTNEKLLPYTKMFAQRKVQLDVVTLEADDVANAIIEEVTKCSISKLVIGVSSQGFFSRKLNGLSSRISALAPRHCTVYAISKGQLASIRPPNMETNVSIDDASEASSANSYLSYSSSSVTDSSSSLTTSYSDFPSSSPSLPLQRFQALSTINQTLLTTKSSPINADHSRCQSVDIEDQVDGIRSSSYVSDCARTLSRDSSCKSSSMDGQSWVDEASSSGAFSDHVSCESQTDVTFELEKLRIKLRHARGMYAIAQRETIDASRKLNHLNKQRSEDARKLDEIKNREAAAKEFAREERTKREALRREAKYVKERAEREGIYRKEAETKALQDAKEKGKHENALEGPLQQYQHFQWEDIVSATSSFSEDLKLGMGAHGTVYKCSLHHTTVAVKVLHSRDDHKKTQFLQELEILSKIHHPHLLLLLGACPDMNCLVYEYMENGSLEDRLYCRGNTPAIPWYERFRIAWEIASALVFLHSSKPKPIIHRDLKPANILLDRNLVSKIGDVGLSTVFNSDPLMSTAFKNSGPVGTLCYIDPEYQRSGLISPKSDVYAFGMVILQLLTAKPAVALTHVVETAIDNCSLDKVLDIEAGHWPVEETYELARLGLHCAEMQRKDRPDLKDHVLPLLLTLKKVADEARSLASKVPAPIPNHFICPILQDVMNDPCVAADGYTYDRWAIEKWLQENDNSPITKLPLADKNLIPNFSLLSAIVEWNSRKN from the exons ATGGAGGGGATGGAAGAGGAAGCCGATCTTATTTCACTGCCTTCCCCTTCTCCAGTTGTAGCTGTTGCTATCAGTGGGAAGAAAAACAGTAGATATATAATTAGGTGGTCGTTGGAAAAGTTTCTACCCGAGGGCATCATTAATTTCAAGCTGATACATGTCACCCCGAGGATTACTAGTGTCCCAACTCCAA ATAGCATATTCAAGCTATATACCAATGTTGATGCAGTGGGAAATTCAATTCCAGTTTCACAAGTTCGTGACGATGTCGCTGCAGCTTATAGGAAAGAAATCGGGTGGCAGACGAACGAAAAGCTTCTTCCATACACGAAGATGTTTGCTCAGAGAAAG GTTCAACTTGATGTTGTTACTCTTGAAGCAGATGATGTAGCAAATGCAATCATAGAAGAGGTCACAAAGTGTTCAATTAGCAAGCTTGTGATAGGAGTTTCATCACAGGGTTTTTTCTCAAG GAAACTAAATGGTCTATCCTCAAGAATATCAGCACTTGCACCAAGACATTGTACAGTCTATGCTATTTCAAAAGGACAATTAGCCTCAATCCGGCCGCCTAATATGGAGACAAACGTGAGCATTGATGATGCGAGTGAAGCAAGTTCTGCAAATAGCTACTTGAGCTATTCATCCAGCTCAGTTACTG ATAGCAGTTCGAGCTTAACTACGTCCTACTCTgatttcccttcttcttccccgTCCCTACCGTTACAACGATTTCAAGCTCTTTCAACCATCAACCAGACTCTTCTAACGACGAAATCAAGCCCCATTAATGCTGACCATTCTAGATGTCAATCTGTTGATATTGAGGATCAGGTGGATGGCATTCGTTCTTCTTCCTATGTTTCAGATTGCGCACGAACATTGAGTCGAGACTCTAGCTGTAAAAGTTCGTCGATGGATGGCCAATCTTGGGTTGATGAAGCTTCGTCCTCTGGCGCGTTCAGTGATCATGTTTCATGTGAAAGTCAG ACGGATGTCACCTTTGAGCTTGAAAAGTTGAGAATCAAACTAAGACATGCGAGAGGAATGTACGCAATCGCTCAACGAGAGACGATCGACGCCTCTCGAAAG CTGAACCATCTAAATAAACAACGATCGGAGGACGCTAGGAAGCTCGACGAGATCAAGAACAGAGAGGCGGCTGCCAAAGAATTTGCAAGGGAAGAGAGAACGAAGCGTGAAGCTTTAAGAAGAGAAGCAAAGTACGTAAAAGAACGCGCCGAAAGAGAGGGCATCTATAGGAAGGAAGCAGAGACAAAAGCTCTTCAAGATGccaaagagaaaggaaagcaTGAGAATGCTCTTGAAGGACCTCTGCAGCAATACCAACATTTTCAGTGGGAAGATATTGTTTCTGCAACATCATCTTTCTCAGAGGATCTTAAGCTTGGAATGGGAGCACATGGAACAGTTTATAAGTGCAGTTTACATCATACAACTGTAGCAGTAAAGGTTCTTCATTCTAGAGATGATCACAAAAAGACCCAATTTCTTCAGGAG CTCGAAATCTTGAGCAAAATCCATCATCCTCATCTACTACTCCTCCTCGGTGCATGTCCGGATATGAACTGTCTGGTTTATGAGTACATGGAAAATGGTAGCTTGGAGGATAGGTTATACTGCAGAGGCAATACACCAGCAATTCCATGGTATGAGAGATTCCGAATAGCTTGGGAAATAGCCTCGGCTCTCGTCTTTCTTCACAGCTCAAAACCAAAACCGATAATCCACCGCGATCTTAAGCCAGCAAACATATTACTCGACCGAAACCTCGTGAGCAAAATCGGCGACGTCGGTCTATCTACCGTGTTCAACTCAGACCCATTAATGTCTACTGCATTCAAGAACAGTGGACCAGTTGGGACTCTTTGTTACATTGATCCCGAGTACCAACGAAGCGGATTAATCTCGCCGAAGTCGGATGTGTATGCTTTTGGAATGGTGATCTTGCAGTTACTAACTGCAAAACCAGCAGTAGCACTAACCCATGTGGTGGAAACAGCCATTGATAACTGCAGTTTAGATAAGGTTCTGGATATAGAGGCTGGACATTGGCCGGTGGAAGAAACATATGAACTAGCAAGATTAGGACTTCACTGTGCAGAGATGCAACGTAAAGATAGGCCTGACTTGAAGGATCATGTGCTTCCCTTGTTGCTGACACTGAAAAAGGTTGCTGATGAGGCTCGAAGTTTGGCCTCAAAAGTTCCAGCTCCGATTCCTAATCATTTCATCTGTCCAATTCTTCAG GACGTGATGAATGACCCGTGTGTAGCTGCAGATGGGTACACGTACGATCGTTGGGCGATCGAGAAGTGGCTACAAGAGAACGATAACTCACCGATCACGAAGTTGCCGTTGGCAGATAAGAATTTGATACCAAATTTCAGTCTTCTCTCTGCAATTGTTGAGTGGAACTCCAGAAAAAACTGA
- the LOC111808500 gene encoding U-box domain-containing protein 35-like isoform X3: MEGMEEEADLISLPSPSPVVAVAISGKKNSRYIIRWSLEKFLPEGIINFKLIHVTPRITSVPTPISQVRDDVAAAYRKEIGWQTNEKLLPYTKMFAQRKVQLDVVTLEADDVANAIIEEVTKCSISKLVIGVSSQGFFSRKLNGLSSRISALAPRHCTVYAISKGQLASIRPPNMETNVSIDDASEASSANSYLSYSSSSVTDSSSSLTTSYSDFPSSSPSLPLQRFQALSTINQTLLTTKSSPINADHSRCQSVDIEDQVDGIRSSSYVSDCARTLSRDSSCKSSSMDGQSWVDEASSSGAFSDHVSCESQTDVTFELEKLRIKLRHARGMYAIAQRETIDASRKLNHLNKQRSEDARKLDEIKNREAAAKEFAREERTKREALRREAKYVKERAEREGIYRKEAETKALQDAKEKGKHENALEGPLQQYQHFQWEDIVSATSSFSEDLKLGMGAHGTVYKCSLHHTTVAVKVLHSRDDHKKTQFLQELEILSKIHHPHLLLLLGACPDMNCLVYEYMENGSLEDRLYCRGNTPAIPWYERFRIAWEIASALVFLHSSKPKPIIHRDLKPANILLDRNLVSKIGDVGLSTVFNSDPLMSTAFKNSGPVGTLCYIDPEYQRSGLISPKSDVYAFGMVILQLLTAKPAVALTHVVETAIDNCSLDKVLDIEAGHWPVEETYELARLGLHCAEMQRKDRPDLKDHVLPLLLTLKKVADEARSLASKVPAPIPNHFICPILQDVMNDPCVAADGYTYDRWAIEKWLQENDNSPITKLPLADKNLIPNFSLLSAIVEWNSRKN, from the exons ATGGAGGGGATGGAAGAGGAAGCCGATCTTATTTCACTGCCTTCCCCTTCTCCAGTTGTAGCTGTTGCTATCAGTGGGAAGAAAAACAGTAGATATATAATTAGGTGGTCGTTGGAAAAGTTTCTACCCGAGGGCATCATTAATTTCAAGCTGATACATGTCACCCCGAGGATTACTAGTGTCCCAACTCCAA TTTCACAAGTTCGTGACGATGTCGCTGCAGCTTATAGGAAAGAAATCGGGTGGCAGACGAACGAAAAGCTTCTTCCATACACGAAGATGTTTGCTCAGAGAAAG GTTCAACTTGATGTTGTTACTCTTGAAGCAGATGATGTAGCAAATGCAATCATAGAAGAGGTCACAAAGTGTTCAATTAGCAAGCTTGTGATAGGAGTTTCATCACAGGGTTTTTTCTCAAG GAAACTAAATGGTCTATCCTCAAGAATATCAGCACTTGCACCAAGACATTGTACAGTCTATGCTATTTCAAAAGGACAATTAGCCTCAATCCGGCCGCCTAATATGGAGACAAACGTGAGCATTGATGATGCGAGTGAAGCAAGTTCTGCAAATAGCTACTTGAGCTATTCATCCAGCTCAGTTACTG ATAGCAGTTCGAGCTTAACTACGTCCTACTCTgatttcccttcttcttccccgTCCCTACCGTTACAACGATTTCAAGCTCTTTCAACCATCAACCAGACTCTTCTAACGACGAAATCAAGCCCCATTAATGCTGACCATTCTAGATGTCAATCTGTTGATATTGAGGATCAGGTGGATGGCATTCGTTCTTCTTCCTATGTTTCAGATTGCGCACGAACATTGAGTCGAGACTCTAGCTGTAAAAGTTCGTCGATGGATGGCCAATCTTGGGTTGATGAAGCTTCGTCCTCTGGCGCGTTCAGTGATCATGTTTCATGTGAAAGTCAG ACGGATGTCACCTTTGAGCTTGAAAAGTTGAGAATCAAACTAAGACATGCGAGAGGAATGTACGCAATCGCTCAACGAGAGACGATCGACGCCTCTCGAAAG CTGAACCATCTAAATAAACAACGATCGGAGGACGCTAGGAAGCTCGACGAGATCAAGAACAGAGAGGCGGCTGCCAAAGAATTTGCAAGGGAAGAGAGAACGAAGCGTGAAGCTTTAAGAAGAGAAGCAAAGTACGTAAAAGAACGCGCCGAAAGAGAGGGCATCTATAGGAAGGAAGCAGAGACAAAAGCTCTTCAAGATGccaaagagaaaggaaagcaTGAGAATGCTCTTGAAGGACCTCTGCAGCAATACCAACATTTTCAGTGGGAAGATATTGTTTCTGCAACATCATCTTTCTCAGAGGATCTTAAGCTTGGAATGGGAGCACATGGAACAGTTTATAAGTGCAGTTTACATCATACAACTGTAGCAGTAAAGGTTCTTCATTCTAGAGATGATCACAAAAAGACCCAATTTCTTCAGGAG CTCGAAATCTTGAGCAAAATCCATCATCCTCATCTACTACTCCTCCTCGGTGCATGTCCGGATATGAACTGTCTGGTTTATGAGTACATGGAAAATGGTAGCTTGGAGGATAGGTTATACTGCAGAGGCAATACACCAGCAATTCCATGGTATGAGAGATTCCGAATAGCTTGGGAAATAGCCTCGGCTCTCGTCTTTCTTCACAGCTCAAAACCAAAACCGATAATCCACCGCGATCTTAAGCCAGCAAACATATTACTCGACCGAAACCTCGTGAGCAAAATCGGCGACGTCGGTCTATCTACCGTGTTCAACTCAGACCCATTAATGTCTACTGCATTCAAGAACAGTGGACCAGTTGGGACTCTTTGTTACATTGATCCCGAGTACCAACGAAGCGGATTAATCTCGCCGAAGTCGGATGTGTATGCTTTTGGAATGGTGATCTTGCAGTTACTAACTGCAAAACCAGCAGTAGCACTAACCCATGTGGTGGAAACAGCCATTGATAACTGCAGTTTAGATAAGGTTCTGGATATAGAGGCTGGACATTGGCCGGTGGAAGAAACATATGAACTAGCAAGATTAGGACTTCACTGTGCAGAGATGCAACGTAAAGATAGGCCTGACTTGAAGGATCATGTGCTTCCCTTGTTGCTGACACTGAAAAAGGTTGCTGATGAGGCTCGAAGTTTGGCCTCAAAAGTTCCAGCTCCGATTCCTAATCATTTCATCTGTCCAATTCTTCAG GACGTGATGAATGACCCGTGTGTAGCTGCAGATGGGTACACGTACGATCGTTGGGCGATCGAGAAGTGGCTACAAGAGAACGATAACTCACCGATCACGAAGTTGCCGTTGGCAGATAAGAATTTGATACCAAATTTCAGTCTTCTCTCTGCAATTGTTGAGTGGAACTCCAGAAAAAACTGA
- the LOC111808500 gene encoding U-box domain-containing protein 35-like isoform X2, with amino-acid sequence MEGMEEEADLISLPSPSPVVAVAISGKKNSRYIIRWSLEKFLPEGIINFKLIHVTPRITSVPTPMGNSIPVSQVRDDVAAAYRKEIGWQTNEKLLPYTKMFAQRKVQLDVVTLEADDVANAIIEEVTKCSISKLVIGVSSQGFFSRKLNGLSSRISALAPRHCTVYAISKGQLASIRPPNMETNVSIDDASEASSANSYLSYSSSSVTDSSSSLTTSYSDFPSSSPSLPLQRFQALSTINQTLLTTKSSPINADHSRCQSVDIEDQVDGIRSSSYVSDCARTLSRDSSCKSSSMDGQSWVDEASSSGAFSDHVSCESQTDVTFELEKLRIKLRHARGMYAIAQRETIDASRKLNHLNKQRSEDARKLDEIKNREAAAKEFAREERTKREALRREAKYVKERAEREGIYRKEAETKALQDAKEKGKHENALEGPLQQYQHFQWEDIVSATSSFSEDLKLGMGAHGTVYKCSLHHTTVAVKVLHSRDDHKKTQFLQELEILSKIHHPHLLLLLGACPDMNCLVYEYMENGSLEDRLYCRGNTPAIPWYERFRIAWEIASALVFLHSSKPKPIIHRDLKPANILLDRNLVSKIGDVGLSTVFNSDPLMSTAFKNSGPVGTLCYIDPEYQRSGLISPKSDVYAFGMVILQLLTAKPAVALTHVVETAIDNCSLDKVLDIEAGHWPVEETYELARLGLHCAEMQRKDRPDLKDHVLPLLLTLKKVADEARSLASKVPAPIPNHFICPILQDVMNDPCVAADGYTYDRWAIEKWLQENDNSPITKLPLADKNLIPNFSLLSAIVEWNSRKN; translated from the exons ATGGAGGGGATGGAAGAGGAAGCCGATCTTATTTCACTGCCTTCCCCTTCTCCAGTTGTAGCTGTTGCTATCAGTGGGAAGAAAAACAGTAGATATATAATTAGGTGGTCGTTGGAAAAGTTTCTACCCGAGGGCATCATTAATTTCAAGCTGATACATGTCACCCCGAGGATTACTAGTGTCCCAACTCCAA TGGGAAATTCAATTCCAGTTTCACAAGTTCGTGACGATGTCGCTGCAGCTTATAGGAAAGAAATCGGGTGGCAGACGAACGAAAAGCTTCTTCCATACACGAAGATGTTTGCTCAGAGAAAG GTTCAACTTGATGTTGTTACTCTTGAAGCAGATGATGTAGCAAATGCAATCATAGAAGAGGTCACAAAGTGTTCAATTAGCAAGCTTGTGATAGGAGTTTCATCACAGGGTTTTTTCTCAAG GAAACTAAATGGTCTATCCTCAAGAATATCAGCACTTGCACCAAGACATTGTACAGTCTATGCTATTTCAAAAGGACAATTAGCCTCAATCCGGCCGCCTAATATGGAGACAAACGTGAGCATTGATGATGCGAGTGAAGCAAGTTCTGCAAATAGCTACTTGAGCTATTCATCCAGCTCAGTTACTG ATAGCAGTTCGAGCTTAACTACGTCCTACTCTgatttcccttcttcttccccgTCCCTACCGTTACAACGATTTCAAGCTCTTTCAACCATCAACCAGACTCTTCTAACGACGAAATCAAGCCCCATTAATGCTGACCATTCTAGATGTCAATCTGTTGATATTGAGGATCAGGTGGATGGCATTCGTTCTTCTTCCTATGTTTCAGATTGCGCACGAACATTGAGTCGAGACTCTAGCTGTAAAAGTTCGTCGATGGATGGCCAATCTTGGGTTGATGAAGCTTCGTCCTCTGGCGCGTTCAGTGATCATGTTTCATGTGAAAGTCAG ACGGATGTCACCTTTGAGCTTGAAAAGTTGAGAATCAAACTAAGACATGCGAGAGGAATGTACGCAATCGCTCAACGAGAGACGATCGACGCCTCTCGAAAG CTGAACCATCTAAATAAACAACGATCGGAGGACGCTAGGAAGCTCGACGAGATCAAGAACAGAGAGGCGGCTGCCAAAGAATTTGCAAGGGAAGAGAGAACGAAGCGTGAAGCTTTAAGAAGAGAAGCAAAGTACGTAAAAGAACGCGCCGAAAGAGAGGGCATCTATAGGAAGGAAGCAGAGACAAAAGCTCTTCAAGATGccaaagagaaaggaaagcaTGAGAATGCTCTTGAAGGACCTCTGCAGCAATACCAACATTTTCAGTGGGAAGATATTGTTTCTGCAACATCATCTTTCTCAGAGGATCTTAAGCTTGGAATGGGAGCACATGGAACAGTTTATAAGTGCAGTTTACATCATACAACTGTAGCAGTAAAGGTTCTTCATTCTAGAGATGATCACAAAAAGACCCAATTTCTTCAGGAG CTCGAAATCTTGAGCAAAATCCATCATCCTCATCTACTACTCCTCCTCGGTGCATGTCCGGATATGAACTGTCTGGTTTATGAGTACATGGAAAATGGTAGCTTGGAGGATAGGTTATACTGCAGAGGCAATACACCAGCAATTCCATGGTATGAGAGATTCCGAATAGCTTGGGAAATAGCCTCGGCTCTCGTCTTTCTTCACAGCTCAAAACCAAAACCGATAATCCACCGCGATCTTAAGCCAGCAAACATATTACTCGACCGAAACCTCGTGAGCAAAATCGGCGACGTCGGTCTATCTACCGTGTTCAACTCAGACCCATTAATGTCTACTGCATTCAAGAACAGTGGACCAGTTGGGACTCTTTGTTACATTGATCCCGAGTACCAACGAAGCGGATTAATCTCGCCGAAGTCGGATGTGTATGCTTTTGGAATGGTGATCTTGCAGTTACTAACTGCAAAACCAGCAGTAGCACTAACCCATGTGGTGGAAACAGCCATTGATAACTGCAGTTTAGATAAGGTTCTGGATATAGAGGCTGGACATTGGCCGGTGGAAGAAACATATGAACTAGCAAGATTAGGACTTCACTGTGCAGAGATGCAACGTAAAGATAGGCCTGACTTGAAGGATCATGTGCTTCCCTTGTTGCTGACACTGAAAAAGGTTGCTGATGAGGCTCGAAGTTTGGCCTCAAAAGTTCCAGCTCCGATTCCTAATCATTTCATCTGTCCAATTCTTCAG GACGTGATGAATGACCCGTGTGTAGCTGCAGATGGGTACACGTACGATCGTTGGGCGATCGAGAAGTGGCTACAAGAGAACGATAACTCACCGATCACGAAGTTGCCGTTGGCAGATAAGAATTTGATACCAAATTTCAGTCTTCTCTCTGCAATTGTTGAGTGGAACTCCAGAAAAAACTGA
- the LOC111808500 gene encoding U-box domain-containing protein 35-like isoform X4 yields MEGMEEEADLISLPSPSPVVAVAISGKKNSRYIIRWSLEKFLPEGIINFKLIHVTPRITSVPTPNSIFKLYTNVDAVGNSIPVSQVRDDVAAAYRKEIGWQTNEKLLPYTKMFAQRKVQLDVVTLEADDVANAIIEEVTKCSISKLVIGVSSQGFFSRKLNGLSSRISALAPRHCTVYAISKGQLASIRPPNMETNVSIDDASEASSANSYLSYSSSSVTDSSSSLTTSYSDFPSSSPSLPLQRFQALSTINQTLLTTKSSPINADHSRCQSVDIEDQVDGIRSSSYVSDCARTLSRDSSCKSSSMDGQSWVDEASSSGAFSDHVSCESQTDVTFELEKLRIKLRHARGMYAIAQRETIDASRKLNHLNKQRSEDARKLDEIKNREAAAKEFAREERTKREALRREAKYVKERAEREGIYRKEAETKALQDAKEKGKHENALEGPLQQYQHFQWEDIVSATSSFSEDLKLGMGAHGTVYKCSLHHTTVAVKVLHSRDDHKKTQFLQELEILSKIHHPHLLLLLGACPDMNCLVYEYMENGSLEDRLYCRGNTPAIPWYERFRIAWEIASALVFLHSSKPKPIIHRDLKPANILLDRNLVSKIGDVGLSTVFNSDPLMSTAFKNSGPVGTLCYIDPEYQRSGLISPKSDVYAFGMVILQLLTAKPAVALTHVVETAIDNCSLDKVLDIEAGHWPVEETYELARLGLHCAEMQRKDRPDLKDHVLPLLLTLKKVADEARSLASKVPAPIPNHFICPILQVRINHVIITLIKRLEARIPKPYGSMLNFSAGRDE; encoded by the exons ATGGAGGGGATGGAAGAGGAAGCCGATCTTATTTCACTGCCTTCCCCTTCTCCAGTTGTAGCTGTTGCTATCAGTGGGAAGAAAAACAGTAGATATATAATTAGGTGGTCGTTGGAAAAGTTTCTACCCGAGGGCATCATTAATTTCAAGCTGATACATGTCACCCCGAGGATTACTAGTGTCCCAACTCCAA ATAGCATATTCAAGCTATATACCAATGTTGATGCAGTGGGAAATTCAATTCCAGTTTCACAAGTTCGTGACGATGTCGCTGCAGCTTATAGGAAAGAAATCGGGTGGCAGACGAACGAAAAGCTTCTTCCATACACGAAGATGTTTGCTCAGAGAAAG GTTCAACTTGATGTTGTTACTCTTGAAGCAGATGATGTAGCAAATGCAATCATAGAAGAGGTCACAAAGTGTTCAATTAGCAAGCTTGTGATAGGAGTTTCATCACAGGGTTTTTTCTCAAG GAAACTAAATGGTCTATCCTCAAGAATATCAGCACTTGCACCAAGACATTGTACAGTCTATGCTATTTCAAAAGGACAATTAGCCTCAATCCGGCCGCCTAATATGGAGACAAACGTGAGCATTGATGATGCGAGTGAAGCAAGTTCTGCAAATAGCTACTTGAGCTATTCATCCAGCTCAGTTACTG ATAGCAGTTCGAGCTTAACTACGTCCTACTCTgatttcccttcttcttccccgTCCCTACCGTTACAACGATTTCAAGCTCTTTCAACCATCAACCAGACTCTTCTAACGACGAAATCAAGCCCCATTAATGCTGACCATTCTAGATGTCAATCTGTTGATATTGAGGATCAGGTGGATGGCATTCGTTCTTCTTCCTATGTTTCAGATTGCGCACGAACATTGAGTCGAGACTCTAGCTGTAAAAGTTCGTCGATGGATGGCCAATCTTGGGTTGATGAAGCTTCGTCCTCTGGCGCGTTCAGTGATCATGTTTCATGTGAAAGTCAG ACGGATGTCACCTTTGAGCTTGAAAAGTTGAGAATCAAACTAAGACATGCGAGAGGAATGTACGCAATCGCTCAACGAGAGACGATCGACGCCTCTCGAAAG CTGAACCATCTAAATAAACAACGATCGGAGGACGCTAGGAAGCTCGACGAGATCAAGAACAGAGAGGCGGCTGCCAAAGAATTTGCAAGGGAAGAGAGAACGAAGCGTGAAGCTTTAAGAAGAGAAGCAAAGTACGTAAAAGAACGCGCCGAAAGAGAGGGCATCTATAGGAAGGAAGCAGAGACAAAAGCTCTTCAAGATGccaaagagaaaggaaagcaTGAGAATGCTCTTGAAGGACCTCTGCAGCAATACCAACATTTTCAGTGGGAAGATATTGTTTCTGCAACATCATCTTTCTCAGAGGATCTTAAGCTTGGAATGGGAGCACATGGAACAGTTTATAAGTGCAGTTTACATCATACAACTGTAGCAGTAAAGGTTCTTCATTCTAGAGATGATCACAAAAAGACCCAATTTCTTCAGGAG CTCGAAATCTTGAGCAAAATCCATCATCCTCATCTACTACTCCTCCTCGGTGCATGTCCGGATATGAACTGTCTGGTTTATGAGTACATGGAAAATGGTAGCTTGGAGGATAGGTTATACTGCAGAGGCAATACACCAGCAATTCCATGGTATGAGAGATTCCGAATAGCTTGGGAAATAGCCTCGGCTCTCGTCTTTCTTCACAGCTCAAAACCAAAACCGATAATCCACCGCGATCTTAAGCCAGCAAACATATTACTCGACCGAAACCTCGTGAGCAAAATCGGCGACGTCGGTCTATCTACCGTGTTCAACTCAGACCCATTAATGTCTACTGCATTCAAGAACAGTGGACCAGTTGGGACTCTTTGTTACATTGATCCCGAGTACCAACGAAGCGGATTAATCTCGCCGAAGTCGGATGTGTATGCTTTTGGAATGGTGATCTTGCAGTTACTAACTGCAAAACCAGCAGTAGCACTAACCCATGTGGTGGAAACAGCCATTGATAACTGCAGTTTAGATAAGGTTCTGGATATAGAGGCTGGACATTGGCCGGTGGAAGAAACATATGAACTAGCAAGATTAGGACTTCACTGTGCAGAGATGCAACGTAAAGATAGGCCTGACTTGAAGGATCATGTGCTTCCCTTGTTGCTGACACTGAAAAAGGTTGCTGATGAGGCTCGAAGTTTGGCCTCAAAAGTTCCAGCTCCGATTCCTAATCATTTCATCTGTCCAATTCTTCAGGTACGAATCAACCATGTTATTATAACCTTGATCAAAAGGTTAGAGGCTCGAATTCCTAAACCATATGGTTCTATGCTAAATTTCTCTGCAGGACGTGATGAATGA
- the LOC111808454 gene encoding GATA zinc finger domain-containing protein 14-like, translated as MDQNYSSNQQSFWQFSDQLRLQTASLANLSTNDSIWSNSFVSRNNHNSFDVRVGAELGSSNSTSKLASNPNTFTNDGWNSFKTFGSDLLSGNTNPKPVGSGNNLKNPVNDYEMWNSFKAGTGSDLIGSSLNSKQLGSGNTNVNDLVNDFGTWNSFKPGLGSNLLNPNPNPIGSGTSNKDPINEYGLWSGLKPKTASDYNGFNDGWKINNGTTVKNQNPKEIGISNGGGNYSKGLYYKLGTPANGNGNLNWKNYRSGGEEAEHGGGKGGKKGNKGKNENGTVEKRFKTLPAAEALPRNERIGGYVFVCNNETMAENLKRQLFGLPPRYRDSVRAITPGLPLFLYNYSTHQLHGVFEAVSFGGTNIDPTAWEDKKCPGESRFPAQVRVIRREICEPLEEDSFRPILHHYDGPKFRLELSVPEAISLLDVLSHQNS; from the exons ATGGATCAAAATTACAGCAGCAACCAGCAGTCTTTCTGGCAATTCAGCGACCAGCTTCGTCTCCAGACCGCCAGCCTTGCCAATTTGTCCACCAATGATTCCATTTGGAGCAACTCCTTTGTCTCCCGCAACAACCATAACTCGTTCGATGTTCGAGTTGGAGCCGAGCTCGGTTCTTCCAACTCTACTTCCAAGCTCGCCTCCAACCCTAACACCTTTACTAACG ACGGCTGGAACAGTTTCAAGACATTCGGGTCGGATCTTCTAAGTGGCAACACGAACCCGAAGCCAGTCGGGTCGGGTAATAACCTCAAGAACCCGGTGAACGATTACGAAATGTGGAACAGTTTCAAGGCAGGAACCGGGTCGGATCTTATCGGCAGTAGCCTGAACTCGAAACAGCTCGGGTCGGGCAACACCAACGTCAACGATCTAGTGAACGACTTCGGAACGTGGAACAGTTTCAAGCCAGGACTCGGGTCAAATCTTCTGAACCCGAACCCGAACCCGATCGGGTCGGGTACAAGTAACAAGGATCCAATAAACGAATACGGGTTATGGAGCGGTTTAAAGCCGAAAACCGCCAGCGATTACAACGGATTCAACGACGGGTGGAAAATCAACAACGGAACAACGGTGAAAAACCAAAACCCTAAGGAGATCGGAATTAGCAACGGCGGAGGGAATTACAGCAAGGGATTGTACTACAAATTGGGGACACCGGCGAACGGCAACGGGAATTTGAATTGGAAGAACTACAGAAGCGGCGGGGAGGAGGCGGAGCATGGCGGAGGGAAAGGGGGAAAGAAGGGGAATAAAGGGAAGAACGAAAACGGAACGGTGGAGAAGAGGTTCAAGACGCTACCTGCGGCGGAGGCGCTGCCGAGGAACGAGAGAATCGGGGGGTACGTATTCGTGTGCAATAACGAGACGATGGCGGAGAATTTGAAACGGCAGCTGTTTGGGCTGCCGCCGCGGTATAGGGATTCGGTTAGGGCAATAACGCCGGGGCTGCCGCTTTTTCTGTACAACTACTCTACGCACCAACTCCACGGCGTTTTCGAG GCCGTAAGCTTTGGAGGGACAAATATTGATCCGACGGCTTGGGAGGACAAGAAATGTCCCGGAGAATCCCGTTTCCCTGCTCAG GTGAGAGTGATAAGAAGGGAAATATGTGAGCCATTGGAGGAGGACTCGTTCAGGCCAATTCTTCACCACTACGACGGCCCAAAATTTCGGCTTGAGCTCAGCGTTCCGGAGGCCATCTCTCTTCTTGATGTTCTTTCCCACCAAAATtcttaa